Genomic window (Oceanispirochaeta sp. M1):
ATTTCAACAGGACCCGTTTTCTTATGCCCTTCTATGGTGAGCTGGGCCATTCTCTGCGGGAACAGCTGGGAAAGCATAAACTGAATAGACCCAGCCCTTCAAGAATCATCAGAAACGCTCTTGATAAAAGAAAAGGGAAATAATCTTCCCCTGGACTCCTTCTCAGAAAATGGTTTTATTGATAATGTGATCAAAGCTCTTTTCACAGGATTTATAAATGAATAAAAAACGTCTTTTTTTTATAAGCATATTACTATTAATTATAGCTCTTCCCCTCTTTGCAAACGTAGCAGGGGAAGAAGATTTAATGCACAAGATGACAAATCTTGTCTTTCAGATAGGTATTATCCTGTTTGCTGCAAAGCTCGGTGGTTTTCTTATGAAGAAGGCCAATATGCCTTCCGTACTGGGTGAGCTGCTTATGGGAATCATAATCGGTCCCTATCTTCTGGGTGGTCTTCCATTCTGGGGATTCCAACACGGTCTTTTTCCCATTATAGATCCATCATTTCCAGTTACTCCTGAACTCTACGGGATTTCTACTATAGCTTCTATCATTTTGCTCTTTCATTCCGGTCTAGAGACCGATCTGACCCTCTTTCTCCGCTTTTCGGTGAAGGGTGCAGTCATCGGTATCGGCGGTGTGGCTGTCTCTTTTGTTGCAGGTGCCTGGGGCGGAAGCCTTATCACCGGTCTTTCCATGGGAGCACCGGTCTGTCTGTTTTTCGGTGTCATCAGTACAGCCACATCAGTGGGGATTACGGCGCGTATACTTTCCGAGCAGAGAAAGATGGATTCTCCAGAAGGGGTTACCATACTTGCGGCAGCGGTAATTGATGATGTTCTGGGAATTATCCTGCTGGCCATCGTGCTGGGTATTGTTTCTGTTGTGACAGGACATGGAGGATCTGTAAGCTGGGGCTCCATCGCAGTTATCGCTTTGAAGGCTGTGGGTGTCTGGCTCGGTTTTACACTGCTGGGTATTCTCTTTGCCAGAAAAATCGGGAACAGTCTTAAGATATTCGGCAGTGAAACATCTATCTCTGTAATGAGCCTCGGATTGGCTCTGATCCTCTCAGGGATTTTTGAAAAAGCCGGCCTGGCCATGATTATCGGTGCCTATGTAATGGGACTGTCTCTGTCCAGAACAGATCTGAGTTTTGTTATTCAGGAGAAGATACATCCACTTCAGGAATTCTTTGTGCCCATTTTCTTCTGTGTTATGGGAATGCTGGTAGATGTAAATGAGATCCTGAATCCAAGGATCTTTATGGCGGGTCTTCTCTTCTCACTCATAGGAATTTTATCCAAGATTATTGGTTGCGGTTTTCCCTCCCTCTTTCTGAACTTCAATCTCCTGGGTGCGGCCAGAATCGGTGCCGGTATGGTACCCCGTGGAGAGGTCGCCCTGATTATGGCCGGTATAGGCATCTCATCGGGTATTCTTAATCCCGGACAGTTCGGAGTAGCCGTTCTTATGACTCTGTTAACTACCCTGATACCGCCTCCCATTCTCACTCTTCTCTTGAAAAAGGACAAACTGGGTACCAAAACAGAAATGAAGGGTTCCAGTATGGTAGTTAATAAATTTGATTTTCCATCCAGAGAGATGACACAGCTGGCTATCTCAAAGGTTGTCGGTTCTCTGCAGGAAGAGGGTTTTTTTCTCCACGATATGGAACTTGATCATCATATCTATCAGGTAAGAAAGGGAGATGTATTCCTTACACTTCATGAGTATTACGACTATTTTGAGGTCGTTTCCGATCCAGAGGATGTTCTTTATATCAAGACTGTTATCTATGAAACTCTTATTCTGATGAACGACATAATTGAAAAGCTGAAAACTATGGCTAAGCCGGTAGAGCTGATAAAAGAACTGGCAAGTGATAAGACAAGAATCCAGAATAACTTTTTTAAACTGATTTCCGAAAACTGTATAATCATGGACCTTAAAGGAAATAATAAAGACAGTGTTATCAGAGAGATGGTTGCTCTGATGGAAGCCGATGGTAAACTCAATAATTATGAGGACTGTCTTGAGGCTGTTCTTGAGAGGGAAGCTTCCATGAGTACTGGTATGCAGAAAGGAATAGCCATCCCCCATGGTAAGTCCGACGGTGTATCAGATCTTGTCGTTTCTATCGGACTGAAGAAGCAGGGAATTGAGTTCGACTCACTGGATGGTCTTCCCGCAAAGATCTTTATCATGACTCTGTCTCCCAAGCAGGCAGCTGGACCCCATATTCAGTTTCTCTCTTCCATAAGTGCAATTCTGAACAAGGAAAATATGATGGAGGATCTTCTCTCCTGTGAAAGCTCTGCAGAGGTTAAGGAGCTCCTGGTACGAGAGGCTAAAGAGAAGAACTAGATAGAGTCATTGCTCACAACTGACACCGGCTGAACAAAAATAAACTGCAGGAATAGATCCTGCAGTTTTTTTGATCACCGGGGAATTAAATTTCCTCGGGAATCTTTCCTGACTTATACATCCTAACAGCAAGATAGATAAAAGGTGTATCCATAGCCGCTACAAGCCATTTGAGAACATATGTAGATATAAATATCTGAATTAGGACGTTCATAGGAAGCTGGCCGGCAAAGGCTACAGCTGTAAACACAACAGAATCAATCAACTGACTTACCATTGTGCTGGCATTGTTTCTTATCCAGATAAATCGGTCAGCAGGCCATTTCCTTTTCCAGAAATTATAGGCCCATACATCATGGAGTTGTGAAATACCGAATGCAAGAAGGCTGGCCAGGACAATACGGGGCATAAGTCCGAAGATATTTTTAAGAGCTTCCTGAGCCCAGTCATCTGCAGAAGGGGTAAACCAAAGTGCAGCCTGGAAAAGAACCATCGAGGCGATGAGGGACAGAAAGCCCACAAAGACCGCTTTAGTGGCCGTCTTCTTTCCATAGTTTTCCGATAATATATCTGTAACCAGAAAGCTGGAGGCGTAGACTATATTACCCAGGGTTGCGTTGATTCCGAACAGATCAACAAGCTTCAGAACCTGGATATTTGCTATGATGGCGGCAATAGGAATCCAGATAAATAAACCTGTCTTTCCAAAAAGCCTGTAAAAAAGTAAGATAAAGAGGAAGTTTGCCATCATCATGGCAAACCAGAGGAGTTCGTTCATTGAATTCTCCCAGTTTTTATTTATCGGGAGCATACAGTGAAGCATACTTCCCGAGGGCGGGTACAATCAGGTCTTGCTGATCTTATCTGGCACCACCCAGGACAGATTAACAATCTGCTGTGCCATATTAACGATACCTGAGCCGATCTGCAATAGACTGAGATGGAACATGGAGTTAAAACTTTGAAAAAATATAAAGCTGTTCTTTTTGATCTGTTTACAACCCTTACATCATTAAAACACCTGAAGGATGCACCCGGCAGGTTTACCTACGAAATACTTGGAGTCCCGCCGGAGGCGTGGTCCAATGCCCTCTTTCACAAATCCAGACAGCGTCTGATAGGAGCAATCACTGATCCTATAGAAATCATTAAAGATGTAGCCTGGAAGATTGATCCATGGATTCCCGAGGATGTCCTGAAGGAAGCTGTTGATGAGCGGCGCATCCGTTTCAGGTACTGTCTGGAAAACCCTCCCGAAGGTGTGGTGGACAGCCTCAGAGGAATCCGTAAGGCCGGGTATAAGACTGCTCTGGTGAGTAATGCGGATGTCATTGAGATTGAAGCCTGGAAGGGCTCAGAACTGGACAGCTGCTTTGATGAGATAATCTTTTCCTGTCATGAAGGATTTATGAAGCCCGATCCCGAGATCTTTGCCCTGGCAGCAGAGAGGGTGGGAGTGGATGCAGAAGACTGCCTTTACGTGGGGGATGGCGGAAATCAGGAGCTCATTGCTTCGGCAGAAGCCGGAATGACTGCTGTCCTGACCAGTCAGTTTCTTCAGGCTGTTTCACCTCAGAAGGTAATTGAACGGGAAAAAACAGTAAATCACCACATCCGTAACCTCAATGAAATACTTCCATTGCTGAAAAAACTCGAAAAATAAGCCTATATATCAATAAAGTCTCATACCGCTTGTCTTTACCCTTTGACAGAGCTCTCCTCTTATCCTATGATGCACCCTGCAAAGTCCTGTATTAGCGGCCGGTTTCATAGTCGATTTCAAATCCATTCATATCCCGGTTAAATTTATAGAGACAAAAAAACTAAGGAATATATATTTGGAATTTAATGATTTACCCCTGAGCGAAACTACGCTCAAAGCCGTTGAGAAAATGGGATTCAAAGAGCCTACTCCTATTCAGGAAAAGATAATCCCCATTCTTCTTGAGACTGATCGTGATGTAACCGGTCTTGCACAGACAGGAACAGGAAAAACAGCGGCATTCGGATTACCTCTAGTAGATCTTGTTGATACCAGCAGCAGAGACATTCAGGCGATTGTACTTTGTCCCACAAGGGAACTGTGTCTTCAGAGTAATAGAGAGATGGAAAATTTTGCAAGGTTTGATAAGGATCTAAAACTTGTCCCCGTTTACGGTGGAAAGGATATGGGTTCTCAGATCAGGTCTCTTAAAATGAAACCACAGATTCTGGTAGCCACACCGGGCCGTCTGGTGGATATGATAAAAAGAGGGCTTGCTGATATCAGTAAACTACGCTATCTGGTACTGGATGAAGCGGATATCATGCTTAACATGGGGTTCCGGGATGAACTCGATTATATTCTGAGCGAGGCTCCTGATGGGCGCCAGACTCTTCTATTCTCGGCAACTATGCCTCCCGAAGTGGCTCGTATCGCTTCAAAATATATGAATAATCCCATTGAAGTTTCCGTTGGAAAGAAGAACAGCGGAACCGATACAATTGAACATTACTACTATCTGGTACAGGCCAGAGACCGTTACAATGCCCTTAAGCGTCTTGTGGACTTTAATCCCGGGATTTACGGCCTTGTGTTCTGCCGTACCCGAGCCGATACCCAGATGATCGCCGATAAGATGATCAAAGATGGTTATAGTGCGGATGCTCTGCATGGAGATATGTCCCAGCAGCAGCGTGAATATGTAATGAAGAAGTTCCGGGACCAGAGTCTGCAGATTCTTGTTGCAACTGATATTGCTGCAAGAGGTCTGGATGTAAACAATCTGAGCCATGTTATCCATTATGAACTTCCTGATGATATTGAATCATATAACCACCGTAGTGGACGTACCGGACGTGCCGGACGTAGAGGTACATCCTGTGCCATCGTCAATATGCGGGAAAAATACAAAATTAAAAGAATTGAGAACACCCTTGGGCGGAAGATTCTTGAAGCACCCG
Coding sequences:
- a CDS encoding cation:proton antiporter codes for the protein MNKKRLFFISILLLIIALPLFANVAGEEDLMHKMTNLVFQIGIILFAAKLGGFLMKKANMPSVLGELLMGIIIGPYLLGGLPFWGFQHGLFPIIDPSFPVTPELYGISTIASIILLFHSGLETDLTLFLRFSVKGAVIGIGGVAVSFVAGAWGGSLITGLSMGAPVCLFFGVISTATSVGITARILSEQRKMDSPEGVTILAAAVIDDVLGIILLAIVLGIVSVVTGHGGSVSWGSIAVIALKAVGVWLGFTLLGILFARKIGNSLKIFGSETSISVMSLGLALILSGIFEKAGLAMIIGAYVMGLSLSRTDLSFVIQEKIHPLQEFFVPIFFCVMGMLVDVNEILNPRIFMAGLLFSLIGILSKIIGCGFPSLFLNFNLLGAARIGAGMVPRGEVALIMAGIGISSGILNPGQFGVAVLMTLLTTLIPPPILTLLLKKDKLGTKTEMKGSSMVVNKFDFPSREMTQLAISKVVGSLQEEGFFLHDMELDHHIYQVRKGDVFLTLHEYYDYFEVVSDPEDVLYIKTVIYETLILMNDIIEKLKTMAKPVELIKELASDKTRIQNNFFKLISENCIIMDLKGNNKDSVIREMVALMEADGKLNNYEDCLEAVLEREASMSTGMQKGIAIPHGKSDGVSDLVVSIGLKKQGIEFDSLDGLPAKIFIMTLSPKQAAGPHIQFLSSISAILNKENMMEDLLSCESSAEVKELLVREAKEKN
- a CDS encoding HAD family hydrolase — translated: MKKYKAVLFDLFTTLTSLKHLKDAPGRFTYEILGVPPEAWSNALFHKSRQRLIGAITDPIEIIKDVAWKIDPWIPEDVLKEAVDERRIRFRYCLENPPEGVVDSLRGIRKAGYKTALVSNADVIEIEAWKGSELDSCFDEIIFSCHEGFMKPDPEIFALAAERVGVDAEDCLYVGDGGNQELIASAEAGMTAVLTSQFLQAVSPQKVIEREKTVNHHIRNLNEILPLLKKLEK
- a CDS encoding DEAD/DEAH box helicase; amino-acid sequence: MEFNDLPLSETTLKAVEKMGFKEPTPIQEKIIPILLETDRDVTGLAQTGTGKTAAFGLPLVDLVDTSSRDIQAIVLCPTRELCLQSNREMENFARFDKDLKLVPVYGGKDMGSQIRSLKMKPQILVATPGRLVDMIKRGLADISKLRYLVLDEADIMLNMGFRDELDYILSEAPDGRQTLLFSATMPPEVARIASKYMNNPIEVSVGKKNSGTDTIEHYYYLVQARDRYNALKRLVDFNPGIYGLVFCRTRADTQMIADKMIKDGYSADALHGDMSQQQREYVMKKFRDQSLQILVATDIAARGLDVNNLSHVIHYELPDDIESYNHRSGRTGRAGRRGTSCAIVNMREKYKIKRIENTLGRKILEAPVPLGEDICEQQLMHLIDRVQNVDVDEEQIAPYIGIIEDKLREVDRDSLLKQFISMEFNRFLTYYGQQQDLKPVKMDNSRDRDRGGRDSRDSRGGRDGGRDSRGGRDGGRDGGRDSNVRYVHMNLNLGHSDRISPQHIISLINRSTKGSKVPIGRIDIGPTKSSVQIDANYAEVVEQAVSKVPFGDKTIEVDVQKGPTSSFGGHSGSSGSGGSGGYRGGDRGGDRGGDRGGSRGGSRGGAPYNKGNAGKGHPRRKFQ
- a CDS encoding queuosine precursor transporter, with product MNELLWFAMMMANFLFILLFYRLFGKTGLFIWIPIAAIIANIQVLKLVDLFGINATLGNIVYASSFLVTDILSENYGKKTATKAVFVGFLSLIASMVLFQAALWFTPSADDWAQEALKNIFGLMPRIVLASLLAFGISQLHDVWAYNFWKRKWPADRFIWIRNNASTMVSQLIDSVVFTAVAFAGQLPMNVLIQIFISTYVLKWLVAAMDTPFIYLAVRMYKSGKIPEEI